A genome region from Mycolicibacterium litorale includes the following:
- a CDS encoding DNA translocase FtsK, with the protein MAGKTVTRSGARTSRSKGGTRSGARPSRPAKSSAPRRKPAPRRHPSPVGAAGAAVGRGARAGWLMLAKGAGSTARSVGRAREIEPGHRRDGIALALLGVAVVVAAGSWFDAARPVGEWIDMVLRSLVGDAVVLVPLVLAAVAVVLMRSEPDPEARPRLILGSAMITLPALGLWHLWSGSPHVPGERQQAAGFIGFAIGGPLADGLTAWIAAPLLFIGVLFGLLLVTGTTIREVPETVRAMFSTRGYDDDYDDYDEYDDYRDEDGDYRDEDGGYDDEPEIGAADDFSDGYYDDPAISRDEQLWPSGSPMDNYPLDPPESDPPTLPELAALPPAPAPKPKRKKPAPEKPADDQDTLSLDRVVEGPYALPSLDLLIAGDPPKLRSAANEKMEEAITSVLQQFKVDAAVTGCTRGPTVTRYEVELGPGVKVEKITALQRNIAYAVATESVRMLAPIPGKSAVGIEVPNTDREMVRLADVLTAPSTRRDHHPLVIGLGKDIEGDFISANLAKMPHLLVAGSTGSGKSSFVNSMLVSLLARATPDEVRMILIDPKMVELTPYEGIPHLITPIITEPKKAAAALAWLVEEMEQRYQDMQASRVRHIDVFNEKVRSGEITAPLGSERVYKPYPYILAIVDELADLMMTAPRDVEDAIVRITQKARAAGIHLVLATQRPSVDVVTGLIKTNVPSRLAFATSSLTDSRVILDQPGAEKLIGMGDGLFLPMGAGKPIRLQGAFITDEEIQAVVTATKDQAEPEFVEGVTAAKAGERKDVDPDIGDDMDVFLQAVELVVSSQFGSTSMLQRKLRVGFAKAGRLMDLMETRGIVGPSEGSKAREVLVKPDELAGTLALIRGGSDANGADAE; encoded by the coding sequence ATGGCTGGTAAGACCGTCACCCGCTCCGGCGCCCGTACGAGCAGGTCAAAGGGCGGAACGCGGAGCGGGGCCCGGCCGAGTCGGCCCGCGAAGTCGTCCGCGCCCCGGCGCAAGCCCGCGCCGCGCCGGCATCCGTCACCGGTCGGGGCCGCCGGCGCCGCCGTGGGGCGCGGAGCCCGCGCCGGGTGGCTGATGCTGGCCAAGGGCGCCGGATCCACGGCGCGCTCCGTCGGCCGCGCCCGCGAGATCGAGCCCGGGCACCGTCGCGACGGCATCGCCCTGGCACTGCTGGGGGTCGCCGTCGTCGTGGCCGCCGGGTCGTGGTTCGACGCCGCCCGCCCGGTGGGCGAGTGGATCGACATGGTGCTGCGCTCGCTCGTCGGCGACGCGGTGGTGCTCGTCCCGCTCGTGCTCGCGGCCGTGGCCGTCGTGCTCATGCGCAGTGAACCCGACCCCGAGGCGCGTCCGCGGCTGATCCTCGGTTCGGCGATGATCACGCTCCCGGCGCTCGGGCTGTGGCACCTGTGGTCGGGGTCGCCGCACGTGCCGGGGGAGCGGCAGCAGGCCGCCGGATTCATCGGCTTCGCGATCGGCGGTCCGCTCGCCGACGGGCTCACCGCATGGATCGCCGCACCGCTGCTGTTCATCGGGGTCCTGTTCGGCCTGCTGCTGGTCACCGGGACGACGATCCGCGAAGTGCCCGAGACCGTGCGGGCGATGTTCTCCACCCGCGGCTACGACGACGACTACGACGACTACGACGAGTACGACGACTACCGCGACGAAGACGGCGACTACCGCGACGAAGACGGCGGCTACGACGACGAACCGGAAATCGGTGCGGCCGACGACTTCTCGGACGGCTACTACGACGACCCGGCGATCTCACGCGACGAGCAGCTCTGGCCGTCCGGTTCGCCGATGGACAACTATCCGCTCGATCCGCCCGAGAGCGACCCGCCCACACTGCCCGAGCTCGCCGCGCTGCCGCCCGCACCGGCGCCGAAACCCAAGCGCAAGAAGCCGGCCCCGGAGAAGCCCGCCGACGACCAGGACACCCTGTCGCTCGACCGGGTCGTCGAAGGCCCCTACGCCCTGCCGTCGCTGGACCTGCTGATCGCCGGCGATCCGCCGAAGCTGCGCAGCGCCGCCAACGAGAAGATGGAAGAAGCCATCACCTCGGTGCTGCAGCAGTTCAAGGTCGACGCCGCGGTCACCGGCTGCACCCGCGGACCGACCGTTACCCGCTACGAGGTCGAACTCGGCCCCGGCGTGAAGGTCGAGAAGATCACCGCGCTGCAGCGCAACATCGCCTACGCCGTGGCCACCGAGAGTGTGCGGATGCTCGCGCCGATCCCGGGCAAGTCGGCCGTCGGTATCGAGGTGCCCAACACCGATCGCGAGATGGTGCGCCTCGCCGACGTGCTCACCGCACCGTCCACCCGGCGCGACCACCACCCGCTGGTGATCGGGCTCGGCAAGGACATCGAGGGCGACTTCATCTCGGCCAACCTCGCCAAGATGCCCCACCTGCTGGTCGCCGGGTCGACCGGTTCGGGTAAGTCCAGCTTCGTCAACTCGATGCTGGTGTCGCTGCTCGCGCGCGCCACCCCCGACGAGGTCAGGATGATCCTGATCGACCCGAAGATGGTCGAGCTCACCCCGTACGAGGGCATCCCGCACCTGATCACGCCGATCATCACCGAACCGAAGAAGGCCGCCGCGGCGCTGGCCTGGCTGGTCGAGGAGATGGAGCAGCGCTACCAGGACATGCAGGCCTCGCGGGTGCGGCACATCGACGTGTTCAACGAGAAGGTGCGGTCCGGCGAGATCACCGCGCCGCTGGGCAGTGAGCGGGTCTACAAGCCCTACCCCTACATCCTCGCGATCGTCGACGAGCTCGCCGACCTGATGATGACCGCCCCGCGCGACGTCGAGGATGCGATCGTGCGCATCACCCAGAAGGCCCGCGCCGCGGGTATCCACCTGGTGCTGGCCACGCAGCGGCCGTCGGTGGACGTCGTCACCGGTCTGATCAAGACCAACGTGCCGTCGCGGCTGGCGTTCGCCACCTCGTCGCTGACGGACAGCCGCGTCATCCTCGACCAGCCCGGCGCGGAGAAGCTGATCGGTATGGGCGACGGGCTGTTCCTCCCGATGGGCGCGGGCAAACCCATCCGGCTGCAGGGTGCGTTCATCACCGACGAGGAGATCCAGGCCGTCGTCACCGCGACCAAGGACCAGGCCGAGCCGGAGTTCGTCGAGGGCGTCACCGCGGCCAAGGCCGGCGAGCGCAAGGACGTCGACCCGGACATCGGCGACGACATGGACGTCTTCCTGCAGGCCGTCGAGCTCGTGGTGTCCAGCCAGTTCGGGTCGACCTCGATGCTGCAGCGCAAGCTGCGGGTGGGCTTCGCCAAGGCGGGCCGGCTGATGGACCTCATGGAGACCCGCGGCATCGTCGGGCCGTCGGAGGGTTCCAAGGCGCGCGAGGTGCTGGTCAAACCCGACGAGCTCGCCGGCACGCTGGCCCTGATCCGCGGCGGCAGCGACGCCAACGGCGCAGACGCCGAGTGA